The Salvelinus sp. IW2-2015 linkage group LG15, ASM291031v2, whole genome shotgun sequence genome includes a region encoding these proteins:
- the LOC139028866 gene encoding circumsporozoite protein-like, giving the protein MIHGTEPSVMIHGTEPPVMIHGRSLPVMIQWHTKPSSDDPWHEASSDDPWHEACSDDTGEGASSDGPQSGASNDGPQSEARGDGPQSGARGDGPQSGASGDDPQSRASSGGSQSRASGDDLQSRASSRGSHSRASGDNLQSRASSGGSQSRASGDDPRSGVSGDDPRSGSTEAERSAYGAGATSRTGAATEDRCPPGPSPIESDDPPAKEAGCGGPRLAW; this is encoded by the exons atgatccatggcacagagccttcagtgatgatccatggcacggagcctccagtgatgatccatggcagaagcctgCCAGTGATGATCCAATGGCATACgaagccctccagtgatgatccatggcacgaagcctccagtgacgatccatggcacgaagcctgcagTGACGATACAGGGgaaggagcctccagcgacggtccacagtccggagcctccaacgacggtccccagtccgaaGCCCGcggcgacggtccgcagtccggagcccgcggcgacggtccccagtccggcgcCTCTGGCGacgatccgcagtccagagcctccagcgggggttcccagtccagagcctccggcgacgatctgcagtccagagcctccagcaggGGTTCCCactccagagcctccggcgacaatctgcagtccagagcctccagcgggggttcccagtccagagcctccggcgatgatccacggtccggagtctccggcgacgatccacggtccggttccacagAAGCGGAGAGATCAGCGTACGGAGCGGGggctacgtcccgaaccggagccgccaccgaggatagatgcccacccggaccctcccctattgagtcag aTGATCCCCCAGCtaaagaagcaggatgtggaggtcctaggctggcatGGTGA